Part of the Amyelois transitella isolate CPQ chromosome 15, ilAmyTran1.1, whole genome shotgun sequence genome, AGTATTTTATAACTCAATATTGCTCAAAGCATTTGAAAAGAGATTTAGTTGcctaaattaaatgtttttaatgtacttacttaaacTTTCATAACAGCTGATACTATCTATTAACAAAAtactcaaatatttttggtgCTATTATTACTTCCGTTATGCTATGCATCACGTTAATATCACGGGCGTAGTCAGGTTTTGGTATCGGGGGGggttcaagaaaataaaaagaccaaaagtacataaaataatccttatattCATAAGAAAATGGAGAATTTGGGAAGTTCTTTTTTGAGCAGTGGTACAGTATcgactatataaaaaaatgcctTTCTCTTATAAACGCATTACAGAATTAAtcttctgtttttctttttaaatatatccaCTACTTCATTCGCGTCAATTTCTATCATATAGTGAATGTTCATGAGAGCCAAGCCATTCAATCTGTTTTCACTTGTTGTGTTTCtcaagtagtttttaagtCTTCTTAGGCTTGAAAAAGTCCTTTCTGGGGTAGCAGTGGAAACAGGTATGGTCGCCAATATTTGCAACAATGTGTAAATATTTGGATATAGTTTTTGGTCGCAGTTATCTAAGCATTCCAGAGCTGATTTTGGAATAGGGGATGTGAGAGTCATGGCTGCTTTCCACACTTCAAGTTCTGCTTTGACAACAGATGAACATTTTTCGGGCAGCACTGtcgaatacatacaaaatgccTCTTCAATTTCACAACTGGTCGCAAAATTTGACGGTAACACACAAGATAGTGCCGATACTACTTTACGGTGTTTTATAAACCTCTCAATCAATTGTTGTATTGTATGGTCGAGAAAAgggatgaataaatttaatttataatacgtGGATATATCCGACGCAGGAATATATGAGCGATTCAGCTGCCTTCCGACAATACGTGGCATAAGCAGTATACCACCATTTTCTTCGAGCAACACCTTTGCTTCTTCATATAGATGGAGATACTCTTCGTCAACTTTGTCTCTTAAAAGTTGCAAAGCATTAATAACATTATCAACGTGGCTGAATGCTGTTATGAGGTCTGCGTTAACTGTCTGCAGTTGCTTTGACAGCGACAATGTATAGCTCATAACTTTTTGAAGAATTACTAGGCACATAACAAAATTCGAAGATCGAAGTGTGTTAAGCATTTGGACGGCTTGTTGCGATGTTTCTTTATTGTGGCTAGATTGGAGTTCTTCGAGAGCATGCACAATCGctgaataaatttctttaaatcttATAACGGCTTCATGCTTATGAACCCACCGTGTTTCACACATTGCAAGCAAGCTTTTTTGATGATCAGCCGGTAACAAATCCctaattttttctttcagaACAGCAGTGCGTTGAGCCGAATGTCTAAAGTAGGAACCAACAGATTGTACGATTCCAACGCAGTTTCGTACTTCTGCTTGAGAACATGAGTCGGCAATAGCGAGATTGAGAGAGTGTGCACTACAATGTACATAAAGAGCAAGAGGACAGTCTTGACGAATAAATGCTTGGGCACCGTGCAAATACCCACTCATAGCTGCAGCTCCATCGTAACCTTGACCAACCACATGAGAACAATCAAGTCCATGCTTTTTCAGAGCTGTAATTATAAGATTTGCAAGACCGGATCCTGTCACGTCAACAGTTGGAATATACTCTAAAAACATCTCCTTAACTTTATGTTGTTTCGCATCTTTTGAATCAACATATCGCAAGCACAATGAGACTTGCTCCATACGCGCAATGTCAGTTGTCTCGTCAGCGagaatcgaaaaaaaaatagcttccTTTACTTCGTTAATGATCTTGTGTTGAATAATTTCACCACAAATgtcaattatttcattttggaTTTGTGGGCTCGTGTAAAGGGCATTCTTCTGAGAAGTGATCAAATGCTCCGAAAGATCTTTATCCCCAGATTCGGCTGCGTACCGCAATAGAGCTCGAAAATTACCCTCATTCTGAAGTGGTTGTTCAGACTCCGGTGTAACGTGAATCCGTCCCGAATCAGTTTTACCTCTTAAAGGTATACCTTGTTTGCCGCAAAAAATTATTCCTTTTACGATGGGGATTAGTTTTTTTCGATTTTCTTGTTGCTGTCTTTTTCTTTCAGAAGACAACTGCTCATCAACTGAAACAACCTGAGAAGACATTACTTTTAGGAAGTTATCTGCGAGTTCCAAATTTCGTTTGTGATATCCTGATTTTGCAtgagtttcaaatatttctaATGCATTCTTCCACTTGCAAAAAGGATCGGTTACAAGCTGGCCGACCCGCTGATGGCCCCCTTTACCTTCATCAAGCGAACGTCTCATTACGACGCAAATTCTACAATATGCTCCACTTTTATACTCAGAATATGCCAACCAGGGGAATCTTTCCATCCATTTCATTTGAAAGCGCAAATTTCGTTTTGTAGAAATGGGAAACTTGTAATCTTGAGGTGGAGTCCAAGGCTCTTTTAAAATTTGGGCCTTTAGATATTCATTCTCGATATTGTCTTCAGTCGCATAAAAACCAACATCCAATTTAGAAGAATGTGAAGATGACGTAACAGATGAGCTGGTGCTGCTGCTGGTCGGTTCTAGGCTAAGTGAAGGGTCGGTAGTGGTAGGTATAAAACAGGGCGCTGGCGACACCACCGACTCGGTCTCGACATTGGATACCGTAAATGAAGTCGAAGGCTCGCTTGTgatcacaattttattgtCAGCATGCAAACTAGTTGTTGGTCCCAAATTCTCTTGTTTACGGGTAGCCGGTGAACCACACCACTTTTTCCAATACTCCATACCTTTAAGTTTATCgccttttcttttctttttctccaTTTTCTCGtaatctaaaataataaaaaaatactatctatttatttatctaaccAGCAATAAGTACACCCATCCAtgagaattaataattaattaattctcattttattagtattgcTATTTTAAACGTAATAAGTAGTGGAAATTATAAATCTACTTACGTATcacaaaaatgacaaaataaccTCTAATAATAGTCACTGTAAATTAT contains:
- the LOC106136287 gene encoding 52 kDa repressor of the inhibitor of the protein kinase-like; the encoded protein is MEKKKRKGDKLKGMEYWKKWCGSPATRKQENLGPTTSLHADNKIVITSEPSTSFTVSNVETESVVSPAPCFIPTTTDPSLSLEPTSSSTSSSVTSSSHSSKLDVGFYATEDNIENEYLKAQILKEPWTPPQDYKFPISTKRNLRFQMKWMERFPWLAYSEYKSGAYCRICVVMRRSLDEGKGGHQRVGQLVTDPFCKWKNALEIFETHAKSGYHKRNLELADNFLKVMSSQVVSVDEQLSSERKRQQQENRKKLIPIVKGIIFCGKQGIPLRGKTDSGRIHVTPESEQPLQNEGNFRALLRYAAESGDKDLSEHLITSQKNALYTSPQIQNEIIDICGEIIQHKIINEVKEAIFFSILADETTDIARMEQVSLCLRYVDSKDAKQHKVKEMFLEYIPTVDVTGSGLANLIITALKKHGLDCSHVVGQGYDGAAAMSGYLHGAQAFIRQDCPLALYVHCSAHSLNLAIADSCSQAEVRNCVGIVQSVGSYFRHSAQRTAVLKEKIRDLLPADHQKSLLAMCETRWVHKHEAVIRFKEIYSAIVHALEELQSSHNKETSQQAVQMLNTLRSSNFVMCLVILQKVMSYTLSLSKQLQTVNADLITAFSHVDNVINALQLLRDKVDEEYLHLYEEAKVLLEENGGILLMPRIVGRQLNRSYIPASDISTYYKLNLFIPFLDHTIQQLIERFIKHRKVVSALSCVLPSNFATSCEIEEAFCMYSTVLPEKCSSVVKAELEVWKAAMTLTSPIPKSALECLDNCDQKLYPNIYTLLQILATIPVSTATPERTFSSLRRLKNYLRNTTSENRLNGLALMNIHYMIEIDANEVVDIFKKKNRRLIL